In the Anser cygnoides isolate HZ-2024a breed goose chromosome 27, Taihu_goose_T2T_genome, whole genome shotgun sequence genome, one interval contains:
- the F2RL3 gene encoding proteinase-activated receptor 4 has translation METSRNGQLSPRLVLCCAFWGLCLAFPEYDDYSQNATNEQVMTPEITPCPRAIPGEKITINNITYLLIHEATRSQLNSVVTVRLIPCLYTLVFLVGLPSNGLALWVLATRAEKLTSTVFLMNLAAADLLLILVLPFKIFYYFLGNNWPFGEGLCRVTTAFFYGNMYCSVLLLTCISVDRYLAVVHPFFSRSFRTPAFAACTCTAIWLCAAALTLPLTLQQQSYPLYRAGTTLCHDVLPRHEDDGYYFYYFICLIACAFLAPLVVMLFSYCSVLRALLDNGKRYSYSMKLTALVLFTLVAFYTPSNVLLLVHYSSYHSKLYGNLYISYMVSLAISTFNSCADPFVYYYVSEDFRDKVRRRFFNHSKKTTTSLKTSKETLPQKSSKDLLV, from the exons ATGGAGACCTCCAGGAACGGACAGCTGTCACCCCGGCTCGTGCTCTGCTGTGCCTTCTGGGGACTCTGCCTGGCCTTTCCAGAATATGATG ATTACTCTCAGAACGCCACCAACGAGCAGGTAATGACACCAGAGATCACACCGTGTCCCCGAGCCATCCCAGGGGAAAAGATAACGATAAACAACATCACGTACCTGTTGATACATGAAGCCACCCGCTCTCAGCTGAATAGCGTGGTCACCGTGCGGCTCATCCCCTGCCTCTACACCCTCGTCTTCCTTGTGGGGCTGCCTTCAAACGGGCTGGCCCTGTGGGTCCTGGCTACCAGGGCTGAGAAGCTGACCTCCACTGTCTTCCTGATGAACTTGGCTGCAGCAGACCTGCTGCTCATCTTGGTGCTGCCCTTCAAGATTTTCTACTATTTCCTGGGGAACAACTGGCCCTTTGGGGAAGGCCTGTGCCGGGTCACCACGGCTTTCTTCTACGGGAACATGTActgctcagtgctgctgctcacGTGCATCAGTGTCGACCGGTATCTGGCTGTGGTGCATCCTTTCTTCTCCCGTTCTTTCCGCACCCCTGCCTTTGCTGCCTGTACCTGCACTGCCAtctggctctgtgctgctgccctcaCCCTGCCCCTGACTCTGCAGCAGCAGTCGTATCCCCTGTACAGAGCAGGCACCACCTTGTGCCACGACGTTCTCCCCAGGCACGAGGATGACGGGTATTATTTCTACTATTTCATCTGCCTCATTGCCTGCGCTTTCCTTGCTCCTCTGGTGGTGATGCTGTTCAGCTACTGCTCAGTACTGCGAGCCCTCCTGGACAACGGCAAGCGCTACTCCTACTCCATGAAGCTCACAGCTCTCGTGCTGTTCACACTCGTGGCCTTCTACACACCCAGCAACGTTCTCCTCCTCGTTCATTACTCCAGCTATCACTCCAAGCTGTACGGTAACCTGTATATCAGCTACATGGTGAGCCTGGCCATCAGCACCTTTAACAGCTGTGCTGACCCCTTCGTCTACTACTATGTTTCTGAAGATTTCCGGGATAAGGTGAGGAGGAGATTCTTCAATCACagcaaaaaaaccaccacatccTTAAAAACCTCTAAAGAAACTCTCCCTCAGAAAAGTTCCAAGGATTTGCTGGTATGa